The following are encoded in a window of Candidatus Dojkabacteria bacterium genomic DNA:
- a CDS encoding alanine--tRNA ligase (catalyzes a two-step reaction, first charging an alanine molecule by linking its carboxyl group to the alpha-phosphate of ATP, followed by transfer of the aminoacyl-adenylate to its tRNA), translating into MLTSDQIRQKWISYWTSAPRKHKEIPAVSLVPENNPTLLFVNSGMFPLTEYLAGKKHPLGTRLCNIQRSLRTSYDDWMEIGDNRHTLMFEMVGNWSLNDYFKKEQIPWIMDFLVDELGIDPSRLYVSVWGGDDLVPRDDEAVTLWKNVFKKHCITAEFCENKSNLPKDLVAGKTHTARIFPYDRKKNWWQRGEASGELGGSTSEIFYDMGKIEREQDEYHINDDSGRFVEIGNSVFMEYRLDDAMNWTPLGKQNVDFGGGLERICMVVQGKKDIFETDIFRPIIEKLEEVSGKKYKDNEEENANTRYFRILADHGRASVFLIADGVLPSNKDQGYILRRFIRRLVVVGKKLGIDKEFAGKVAEAVIDRMKTPYPFLESQRGHILDVIREEEGKFRRTIDKAVKQLTSWAKEIKGVDNITGEKLFYFKETYGLPVELIIEEVGNHMKFRGVIFMDSDVKKLLSEFKAAELAHREKSRIGASQKFKGGLADASEITTMYHTTTHILLKALQVVLGDHVHQKGSNITAERLRFDFSHPEALTDDQVTRVEELVNKAISGNLKMTKEEMSLTDAREVGAEGVFDDRYGEKVSVYTLLDETTGEVFSKEICGGPHVENTNEIAKQGKFRILKQENIGAGSRRIKAVVN; encoded by the coding sequence ATGTTAACATCCGATCAAATCAGACAAAAATGGATATCTTACTGGACTTCTGCTCCACGTAAGCACAAGGAAATTCCGGCAGTTTCACTTGTACCCGAAAACAATCCCACACTATTGTTTGTGAATTCCGGAATGTTTCCGTTAACGGAGTATTTGGCAGGTAAAAAACATCCGCTTGGAACAAGACTTTGTAATATTCAACGGTCATTGCGTACGTCCTATGATGATTGGATGGAAATTGGTGATAATAGGCATACTCTTATGTTTGAAATGGTTGGAAATTGGTCACTTAACGACTATTTTAAGAAGGAGCAAATTCCGTGGATTATGGACTTTTTAGTAGATGAATTAGGGATTGACCCCAGTAGGTTATATGTTTCCGTTTGGGGTGGTGACGACTTGGTTCCAAGAGACGACGAGGCTGTTACCTTGTGGAAAAATGTATTTAAAAAGCATTGTATTACTGCAGAATTTTGTGAAAACAAATCAAACTTACCTAAAGATCTTGTTGCCGGAAAAACACATACTGCTCGTATTTTTCCATATGATCGTAAAAAAAACTGGTGGCAGCGAGGGGAAGCTTCCGGTGAACTAGGTGGATCTACTTCCGAAATTTTTTATGACATGGGCAAGATAGAACGGGAGCAAGACGAATACCATATTAATGATGACTCCGGCAGGTTTGTGGAGATTGGGAACAGTGTTTTTATGGAATATAGGCTTGATGATGCCATGAATTGGACCCCATTGGGTAAGCAAAATGTTGACTTTGGAGGCGGACTTGAGCGAATTTGCATGGTTGTACAAGGAAAGAAAGATATTTTTGAAACCGACATATTCAGGCCGATTATTGAAAAGTTGGAAGAGGTTAGTGGCAAAAAATACAAGGACAACGAAGAGGAAAACGCTAATACACGATATTTCAGAATTCTTGCTGATCATGGAAGGGCTTCTGTTTTCTTGATTGCCGACGGAGTTTTACCTTCAAACAAGGACCAGGGTTATATTCTTAGGCGGTTTATTAGAAGACTTGTGGTTGTTGGGAAAAAATTAGGAATCGATAAAGAGTTTGCAGGCAAAGTTGCCGAAGCGGTCATTGACAGAATGAAAACTCCTTATCCTTTTTTAGAGTCACAGCGTGGTCATATTTTAGACGTAATTCGTGAGGAAGAGGGTAAGTTTAGAAGGACGATTGATAAGGCTGTAAAACAGTTGACAAGTTGGGCAAAAGAGATAAAAGGTGTGGATAATATAACTGGTGAGAAATTGTTTTATTTTAAGGAGACGTATGGTTTGCCGGTTGAACTTATAATAGAGGAAGTTGGTAACCACATGAAATTTCGTGGGGTTATCTTTATGGATTCCGATGTTAAGAAGCTACTTTCGGAATTTAAAGCTGCAGAATTGGCTCATCGTGAAAAGTCACGCATTGGTGCTTCTCAAAAGTTTAAAGGTGGGCTTGCAGACGCATCCGAAATAACCACGATGTATCATACAACTACCCATATTCTTTTAAAGGCATTGCAAGTAGTCCTGGGTGATCATGTGCACCAAAAGGGTAGTAACATTACGGCAGAGCGGTTGCGGTTTGATTTTAGTCACCCTGAAGCATTAACCGATGATCAGGTTACAAGGGTAGAGGAACTTGTAAATAAAGCAATTTCGGGCAATCTAAAAATGACTAAGGAAGAGATGTCTTTAACCGATGCTCGTGAAGTAGGTGCCGAAGGTGTGTTTGATGATAGGTACGGTGAAAAGGTGTCAGTTTACACACTTCTAGACGAAACAACGGGGGAAGTTTTTTCCAAAGAAATTTGCGGCGGTCCTCATGTAGAAAATACTAACGAAATTGCAAAGCAAGGTAAGTTCAGGATTTTAAAGCAGGAAAATATTGGCGCTGGTAGTAGGAGAATTAAAGCGGTAGTTAATTAA
- a CDS encoding ATP-dependent DNA helicase RecG: MSEKKVTANDNVQYLPRVGPKVAILLSKLGIERVEDLLNHFPTRYVDTSQILRVHQLLVEKEGTVLLKITNVKRVFTRTKGMSIVTATGTDGENFISIRWFNQPYILSAIKPGNDYLFSGKLTVKTNEFYLSNPIHEEIKENSLESTVHLGRITPVYPETKGLSSRKFRTIFTKIKPLVKELVTETLSTELLTKESLIPRSEAIFKIHFPESETDIEKARERIGFEELYEIQLKLKKIKTIQKKRKAIPITPKKGLPLLIKTFPHELTKAQKRSIEEIIVDTSGKAPMHRLLAGDVGCGKTIVALTALVSAIDNKLTGIIMAPTTILAAQHYETIKSYLPPKYTNSIKLITAQTRKIKIENKPQILIGTQALLHHKDLPKKIGVVVIDEQHRFGVRQRGKLAFVDKTGNNPHYLIMTATPIPRTLALSLYGSLDISYIDEMPKGRIPVKTHFTNNTEKVYEWIREKILNGKETEDYEQLFVICPLIEESPHLQSKAAMLEFDRLKNKIFPEFDIALLHGRQKEQEKQKILSDFAKLRYDILVATPVVEVGIDIPHASIMIIESAERFGLAQLHQLRGRIGRRNQKSHCFLFSESDSTDVKERLEYFAKTIDGLKVAEYDLKRRGPGEVYGTLQSGIPRIKIASLLDQSLMKRTHDAVFGE, encoded by the coding sequence ATGTCGGAAAAAAAAGTTACTGCCAATGACAATGTTCAATATCTTCCCAGAGTTGGTCCCAAAGTTGCAATATTACTTAGTAAATTAGGCATTGAGCGAGTCGAAGATCTGTTAAATCATTTTCCTACAAGATATGTTGACACTTCACAAATATTAAGGGTCCACCAACTACTAGTAGAGAAAGAAGGTACGGTTTTACTAAAAATTACAAATGTTAAAAGGGTTTTCACAAGAACCAAAGGAATGTCAATTGTAACTGCTACCGGAACAGATGGTGAAAACTTTATCTCTATAAGATGGTTTAACCAGCCCTATATTCTTTCTGCAATAAAACCCGGAAACGACTATCTTTTTTCGGGAAAACTAACGGTTAAGACCAACGAATTTTATCTATCCAACCCAATTCATGAGGAAATAAAAGAAAACTCACTTGAGTCAACTGTACACCTTGGTCGAATAACTCCAGTATATCCGGAAACAAAGGGGTTAAGCTCAAGAAAATTTAGAACTATTTTCACAAAAATCAAACCACTCGTTAAAGAGCTTGTAACTGAAACACTTTCTACAGAACTATTAACAAAGGAATCATTAATTCCCCGCTCGGAAGCAATCTTCAAGATTCATTTTCCGGAATCCGAAACTGACATTGAAAAAGCAAGAGAACGTATAGGTTTCGAGGAATTATATGAGATTCAACTAAAACTTAAGAAAATAAAAACAATTCAAAAGAAGAGAAAGGCTATCCCTATTACTCCCAAGAAAGGCCTCCCACTACTAATCAAGACTTTTCCGCATGAACTTACAAAAGCCCAAAAGCGATCAATTGAAGAGATTATTGTCGATACAAGCGGTAAAGCGCCAATGCACCGATTACTTGCAGGTGACGTAGGTTGCGGGAAAACAATCGTTGCATTAACAGCACTTGTATCAGCCATTGACAACAAGCTAACCGGAATAATCATGGCACCAACGACAATTCTTGCCGCCCAGCACTATGAAACAATAAAAAGCTATCTCCCACCAAAATATACAAACTCTATAAAATTGATAACGGCACAAACCCGAAAAATAAAAATTGAGAACAAACCACAAATTTTAATTGGAACCCAGGCGCTACTGCATCATAAGGATCTACCTAAAAAAATTGGTGTAGTTGTAATTGATGAGCAACACAGGTTTGGCGTACGTCAACGAGGAAAGCTAGCTTTTGTTGATAAAACAGGTAATAATCCCCACTATTTGATTATGACGGCAACACCAATTCCAAGAACACTAGCACTTTCTTTGTATGGAAGTCTTGACATCTCTTATATCGATGAAATGCCAAAAGGCAGAATTCCAGTCAAAACTCATTTCACAAATAATACGGAAAAAGTATACGAATGGATAAGAGAAAAAATCCTTAATGGAAAGGAAACTGAAGACTATGAACAATTGTTTGTTATCTGTCCGTTAATTGAAGAATCCCCTCATCTCCAGTCAAAGGCTGCCATGCTTGAGTTTGATCGGCTTAAAAATAAAATCTTTCCTGAATTTGATATTGCACTCCTACATGGAAGACAAAAGGAACAGGAAAAACAAAAAATTCTTAGCGATTTTGCCAAGCTTAGATACGACATATTGGTAGCAACACCGGTAGTCGAAGTTGGAATTGATATACCGCACGCAAGTATTATGATTATTGAAAGTGCGGAAAGGTTTGGACTTGCACAACTGCATCAATTAAGAGGAAGAATAGGACGACGAAATCAGAAGTCTCATTGCTTTTTGTTTTCCGAGAGTGATTCAACTGATGTAAAGGAAAGACTTGAATATTTTGCAAAAACAATCGATGGACTTAAAGTCGCCGAATATGACCTTAAGCGGAGGGGACCGGGTGAAGTTTACGGGACTTTACAAAGCGGTATTCCTAGAATAAAAATTGCATCCCTTCTTGATCAAAGCTTGATGAAACGCACTCACGATGCAGTATTTGGTGAATAA
- a CDS encoding transglycosylase domain-containing protein — MVTFSVSTTKKQPKRKTPPKRRSVMNIGYSKYRRRIKGVHLSKDAQTWIKRVGTAAVVIFGVIGIIGAIVLMIFLRNVKKDLPNPGEIWNRNIAEATRIYDRNMNLLYTTFGDQNREYVSLDQIPNVTRAAVLSAEDKDFYEHSGVDWTGLVAAFYDNFRSGKIVRGSSTISQQLVRNTILLDYLGEKAYEQSYLRKIKEILITLELENQLTKDEILELYMNEIPLGGTVYGFQAAAQSYFGKDVSQLTLAESALLAGIIKAPSYYSPLFGFAPEEAIAQKDMVLDLMEKNLTKLNERYGITQEDIDEARLQQITYNPKPIDIKSPHFVLWVRQLLVEMYGAEVVEQGGLTVITSLDYDMQQIAQEEIRVAIDGTGTEVGFREQYNVNNGAMVVLDPQTGEILVMVGSYDYWTIDDPRVDGNVNVTLSPRQMGSAVKPITYLTAFEQGYSPSTLAPDISWSFGAAYQPKNWDGRYDGIIPMRDALLRSRNLPALYTSELVGVHNFVATAERLGISTLNDVSNYGVSITLGTAEMKLLELTNAYAAFASGGIQHEPVPILKVLDKKDNVIYEADLGDSYRVINEQEAYLLNWVLCNESNTTRPMKELYTIGGQRLCGKTGTTDGPRDLTSFLYYPKLVVGVWAGNNNNEVTCGYRYADGTCRGQQGWSTTVPLPIAHSYLQRVIGRFDKAWITRPGNIVEKRVCMDTGLPAGENTACPTETFVFNADSLPDNDDSHKTYPICRVNGLIATNESEARQMGLIDDIMYVDYKLVNTNHDNEWHKWLTDHRDTIAGMLGKNIADVRYAFELPAEATCPLGLGGNNEPVVAFSSPVEGQEVIAETNLRIAFTTISLDPIVSAQIFFDSTLVGTGDINSNSADITYLVPSGTTTGNHIVRVVVRDSADRVTEATRTVSVRQPRNIFLSVSVVNGFSSSVKELQANLSGADIGDVNSVTFYVYNSSNTLVKTLSGEISSVSLWTTNMTISDMTSGAWYTIYAVAKAGVETFESAAYNYQIP, encoded by the coding sequence ATGGTAACTTTTAGCGTCTCAACAACAAAAAAACAACCAAAACGTAAAACTCCGCCCAAGCGTCGCTCGGTAATGAACATCGGGTATTCAAAGTATAGACGCAGAATAAAAGGTGTTCACCTTTCAAAAGATGCTCAAACCTGGATTAAACGTGTTGGTACAGCCGCTGTAGTTATCTTTGGAGTCATTGGAATAATAGGTGCAATTGTACTCATGATTTTCCTGCGTAATGTAAAAAAAGACCTTCCGAATCCGGGTGAAATTTGGAATCGGAATATTGCAGAAGCCACCAGAATATACGATCGTAATATGAATCTATTGTATACAACCTTTGGTGATCAGAATAGAGAATACGTTTCTCTCGACCAAATTCCCAATGTAACACGTGCGGCAGTATTATCTGCAGAAGATAAAGATTTTTATGAGCACAGTGGTGTCGATTGGACTGGTCTTGTTGCCGCATTTTACGACAACTTCCGTTCTGGAAAGATTGTCCGTGGTTCAAGTACAATAAGTCAGCAGCTAGTTAGGAACACAATTTTATTGGATTATCTTGGGGAGAAAGCATATGAACAATCATATCTCCGAAAAATAAAAGAGATATTAATAACCCTTGAACTCGAGAATCAACTTACAAAGGATGAGATATTAGAGCTTTACATGAACGAAATTCCGCTTGGTGGAACCGTATACGGGTTTCAGGCAGCAGCTCAGTCATATTTTGGAAAGGACGTATCTCAACTTACACTTGCAGAAAGTGCACTTTTGGCCGGAATAATTAAGGCTCCAAGTTATTATTCTCCGTTATTTGGATTTGCACCGGAGGAAGCGATTGCGCAGAAAGATATGGTTCTTGACTTAATGGAGAAAAATCTCACAAAACTTAACGAAAGATACGGTATTACCCAAGAAGATATTGACGAAGCTCGACTTCAGCAAATTACATATAATCCCAAACCGATTGATATTAAGTCTCCACATTTTGTACTTTGGGTGAGGCAGCTTTTGGTAGAAATGTATGGGGCCGAAGTTGTTGAGCAGGGTGGTCTTACTGTTATAACCAGTCTTGATTATGACATGCAGCAAATTGCACAAGAGGAGATTCGTGTTGCAATTGACGGTACCGGTACTGAAGTAGGATTTCGTGAACAGTACAATGTAAATAACGGAGCAATGGTTGTTCTTGATCCGCAAACAGGGGAAATACTTGTAATGGTGGGTTCATATGATTATTGGACAATTGATGACCCGCGTGTCGATGGAAATGTTAATGTTACATTAAGTCCGCGCCAAATGGGCTCTGCCGTTAAACCAATTACATACCTTACTGCGTTTGAACAAGGTTATTCGCCTTCAACACTTGCTCCCGATATATCTTGGAGTTTTGGAGCAGCATATCAACCTAAAAACTGGGATGGAAGGTACGATGGAATTATTCCTATGCGTGATGCATTACTGCGGTCAAGAAACCTTCCGGCATTATACACTTCCGAACTTGTGGGGGTACACAATTTTGTTGCAACTGCCGAGCGACTCGGGATTTCAACTCTAAATGATGTTAGTAACTACGGAGTTTCGATAACACTAGGTACTGCGGAAATGAAGCTTCTTGAGCTCACAAATGCATATGCCGCATTTGCTTCCGGTGGAATCCAGCATGAACCGGTGCCAATTTTAAAGGTTCTGGATAAAAAAGATAACGTTATCTATGAAGCCGATTTAGGTGACAGTTACAGAGTTATAAATGAACAGGAGGCATATTTACTAAACTGGGTTTTATGTAACGAAAGTAATACAACAAGACCAATGAAAGAACTTTATACAATTGGTGGACAAAGGCTTTGCGGAAAAACAGGTACAACCGATGGACCTCGAGATCTCACCTCATTTTTGTATTACCCCAAGCTTGTTGTAGGAGTATGGGCCGGAAATAACAACAACGAAGTAACCTGTGGATATCGTTATGCCGATGGGACATGTAGAGGTCAGCAGGGTTGGAGTACAACAGTTCCATTGCCAATTGCTCATAGCTACTTGCAGCGTGTGATTGGTAGATTTGATAAAGCCTGGATAACCAGACCGGGAAATATCGTAGAGAAAAGAGTTTGTATGGACACAGGCTTACCGGCTGGCGAAAATACTGCATGTCCTACCGAAACATTTGTGTTTAATGCAGACAGTTTGCCTGACAACGACGATTCGCATAAGACATATCCGATTTGTAGGGTAAACGGCCTAATTGCAACAAATGAATCAGAGGCAAGACAAATGGGATTAATCGACGATATTATGTATGTTGATTACAAGCTTGTAAATACTAACCACGATAACGAGTGGCATAAATGGTTAACCGATCATAGAGATACAATTGCAGGGATGTTAGGAAAGAATATTGCCGATGTCCGTTATGCCTTTGAGCTTCCGGCTGAAGCAACCTGTCCACTTGGACTTGGCGGGAACAATGAACCGGTGGTTGCATTCTCTTCGCCGGTAGAGGGTCAGGAGGTTATTGCCGAGACAAATCTAAGAATTGCTTTTACTACGATTTCACTTGATCCAATTGTTAGTGCACAAATATTTTTTGACTCAACACTTGTTGGAACTGGCGATATTAACAGTAATTCAGCAGATATAACTTACCTTGTTCCTTCCGGGACAACAACCGGTAACCATATCGTACGAGTTGTTGTACGTGATAGTGCCGATAGGGTGACTGAAGCAACAAGAACTGTATCTGTAAGACAACCAAGAAATATATTTCTGTCGGTATCTGTAGTTAACGGATTTTCCAGTTCTGTCAAGGAGTTGCAAGCAAACCTAAGTGGAGCCGATATTGGGGATGTAAATTCGGTTACGTTTTATGTATACAATAGTTCCAACACTTTGGTTAAAACATTGTCTGGCGAAATATCTTCGGTTAGTCTATGGACAACCAACATGACAATTAGCGATATGACATCCGGTGCATGGTACACGATTTATGCTGTTGCAAAGGCTGGTGTTGAAACATTTGAAAGTGCCGCATACAATTATCAAATACCTTAA
- the argS gene encoding arginine--tRNA ligase translates to MITDTLKSKIQEVVKSLFKVDTEIVVDIPNDSSKGDYFSNVAMQLAGRLKKNPVEIAQEIVKTLNVSDIAEATVASPGYINFKLLTSVYQTKFCEMVDAANKGKPLATNSLWNGKKVMIEFAHPNPFKSFHIGHLRNICLGESLVRLFEASGAKVIRTNYQGDVGLHIAKCLWAFLKTDPKDYPMAPREKATFLGKLYAQGATAYKDNESAKSEIREINKQIYSGENPKITKLWQLGKTWSLEHFHEIYKRVYSRFDREYMETEVMNDGLMYSKQALEKGILKESDGAVIFDGKPHGLDTRVFINNEGLPTYEGKELGLAYKEFTDFGELDLCIHNVAVEQISFFKVTFKVQELLNPKLFKGKQYHNAYEFVGLKKGKMSSREGKVVLAMDILDEAVSRINALPTETAKDNSAEDSDNTEISETVGVGAVKYSFLKVSPFKYMAFDMDECVSLEGNSGPYLQYSYVRARAVGSRDMSVTCPADRDMSVTCPTDGEMSQTCPACSTKEEQELIKSITKFSGVVEDATKAYSPNYLADYLYKLAQSFSRFYENVPVLKEPDTQKKAARLTLVSMFARVMKEGLYLLGIEIVEKM, encoded by the coding sequence ATGATTACCGATACACTAAAGTCAAAAATCCAGGAAGTCGTTAAGTCACTCTTCAAGGTAGATACTGAAATAGTTGTTGATATTCCCAATGATTCATCCAAAGGCGATTACTTTTCAAATGTGGCAATGCAGCTTGCCGGCAGACTTAAAAAAAATCCGGTAGAAATCGCACAGGAAATCGTTAAGACACTTAACGTTTCAGATATCGCAGAGGCAACCGTAGCCAGTCCCGGATATATAAATTTTAAACTACTGACTTCTGTATATCAAACAAAGTTTTGCGAAATGGTCGATGCCGCAAATAAAGGAAAACCGCTAGCTACAAACAGTCTTTGGAATGGCAAAAAAGTAATGATAGAGTTTGCACATCCTAATCCGTTTAAATCGTTTCATATTGGACACCTGCGAAATATCTGCCTTGGTGAATCACTTGTTCGCCTGTTCGAAGCATCAGGTGCAAAGGTAATAAGAACAAATTACCAGGGTGATGTAGGCTTGCATATTGCAAAATGTTTATGGGCATTTTTAAAAACCGATCCTAAAGATTATCCGATGGCTCCACGTGAGAAAGCTACATTTTTAGGGAAATTGTATGCACAAGGTGCTACCGCATATAAAGATAACGAAAGCGCAAAATCAGAAATAAGAGAAATTAATAAGCAAATATATTCAGGTGAAAATCCCAAAATCACGAAACTTTGGCAACTTGGGAAAACTTGGAGTTTGGAGCATTTTCATGAAATATATAAGCGGGTATATTCCAGATTCGATAGAGAATACATGGAAACAGAAGTTATGAACGATGGACTTATGTATAGTAAACAAGCATTAGAAAAGGGAATTCTTAAAGAGAGTGACGGTGCAGTAATTTTTGACGGAAAGCCACATGGGCTTGATACCAGGGTGTTTATAAACAATGAAGGATTACCAACCTACGAAGGTAAAGAACTCGGACTTGCATATAAAGAATTTACCGATTTTGGGGAATTAGATTTGTGTATTCACAACGTGGCCGTTGAACAGATAAGCTTTTTTAAGGTAACTTTTAAGGTCCAGGAGCTTTTAAACCCTAAGCTTTTTAAAGGAAAACAGTATCACAATGCGTATGAATTTGTGGGGCTTAAAAAAGGAAAAATGAGTTCACGAGAGGGCAAAGTTGTTTTAGCAATGGACATTTTGGATGAAGCTGTTTCTCGAATTAATGCTTTACCAACAGAAACTGCAAAAGACAATTCGGCTGAAGATTCGGATAATACCGAAATTTCGGAAACGGTGGGTGTCGGTGCCGTAAAATATTCATTCTTAAAGGTTAGCCCATTTAAATACATGGCGTTTGACATGGACGAGTGTGTAAGTCTTGAAGGAAATTCGGGTCCATATTTGCAGTATAGTTATGTAAGGGCAAGGGCCGTAGGCAGTAGGGACATGTCTGTGACTTGTCCCGCAGATAGGGACATGTCTGTGACTTGTCCCACAGATGGGGAAATGTCACAGACTTGTCCTGCTTGTTCGACAAAAGAGGAACAGGAATTAATCAAGTCAATAACCAAATTTTCGGGCGTTGTGGAAGATGCCACAAAAGCCTATAGCCCTAATTATCTTGCCGATTACTTATACAAGCTTGCGCAAAGTTTTAGTAGATTTTATGAAAATGTTCCGGTACTTAAAGAGCCTGATACCCAAAAGAAAGCTGCGAGATTAACGCTTGTCTCAATGTTTGCTCGTGTAATGAAGGAAGGGCTTTATCTTTTAGGAATAGAGATAGTAGAAAAAATGTAA
- a CDS encoding GTP-binding protein — protein sequence MQQADIRNIAIIAHVDHGKTTLVDAFIKQSQLFRDNQQEMKQTQILDSNELEREKGITILAKNIAIDYKGYKINIIDTPGHSDFGGEVERTLNMADGCILVVDAQEGVMPQTEFVLRKAFELNLPVIVVINKIDKKFADVISTRKKVEDLFLNLATSDTQLSFPVFYAIGREGKVFENLPEGDLTVPDVTQGTIQPLLDKIIEYIPKPQGDINGSFQMQVAALDYDSHVGRYLIGRVNRGKAKIGQTLILCKPEDSNLSSGKVTKIFVRKGLNYESTDIAETGDIVAITGIESTEIGATLCDFQTPEPLSLIKISPPSVKIKIEPNTSPFTGKDGDYVTAKQIEQRIEREKETNISLKIEKAQGSSYYISGRGELQLSILIETLRREGYEFQVRRPEVILQEEDGLIKEPVEKLYIDVPEEWIGIITNELGHRKAILQSMETSKGIVHFIYQIKTRNLLGLRNTLLTQTKGTSVLNSFVSGYEPLEKIDEIKRGGVLIAYEKGISTDYALGLAQDRGDLFIKPGEPVYEGMIVGINKFDTDLDINIAKEREVSSRMRVGEVTQIPLKQTLPLTLEYALVFIADDEMLEVTPQSLRLRKVLLTRTERTKAKRQIGNIK from the coding sequence ATGCAACAGGCAGATATTCGAAACATAGCAATCATTGCACACGTAGATCATGGAAAAACCACACTGGTTGATGCATTTATAAAACAAAGCCAGTTGTTTAGAGATAATCAGCAAGAGATGAAACAAACCCAGATTCTTGATTCTAATGAGCTTGAACGTGAAAAAGGTATAACTATTCTTGCAAAAAATATTGCAATCGATTATAAGGGCTACAAAATAAATATTATCGATACTCCCGGTCACTCGGATTTTGGCGGTGAAGTTGAACGAACATTAAATATGGCTGATGGATGTATTCTTGTTGTTGACGCTCAGGAAGGTGTAATGCCTCAGACGGAATTTGTTTTGCGCAAGGCATTTGAGCTAAATCTACCTGTAATTGTTGTAATAAATAAAATTGACAAAAAGTTCGCAGATGTCATTAGTACCAGAAAAAAAGTTGAGGACCTATTTTTAAATCTTGCTACGAGTGATACCCAACTAAGCTTTCCTGTATTCTATGCAATCGGCAGAGAAGGTAAAGTCTTTGAAAATCTACCCGAAGGTGACTTAACCGTTCCAGATGTAACTCAAGGTACAATCCAACCCCTACTCGACAAAATTATTGAATATATTCCCAAACCCCAAGGGGACATAAATGGCAGCTTCCAAATGCAGGTTGCCGCACTTGATTATGACAGTCATGTAGGTAGATATCTTATTGGTCGAGTAAACAGAGGAAAAGCAAAAATTGGACAAACGCTTATATTATGTAAACCGGAAGATTCCAACCTATCATCGGGAAAAGTTACAAAAATTTTTGTAAGAAAAGGACTTAACTACGAGTCAACAGACATCGCAGAAACAGGTGATATTGTTGCAATAACAGGAATCGAATCAACAGAAATAGGAGCCACACTTTGTGATTTTCAAACTCCTGAACCATTATCATTGATAAAGATTTCTCCACCTTCAGTAAAAATTAAAATTGAACCTAATACTTCACCATTTACCGGAAAAGATGGAGACTACGTTACGGCAAAGCAAATTGAACAACGTATTGAGCGCGAAAAGGAAACCAATATTTCATTAAAAATTGAAAAAGCCCAAGGCAGCAGTTATTATATTTCTGGTCGAGGAGAACTTCAGTTGTCAATCCTTATTGAAACATTACGACGAGAAGGCTACGAATTTCAGGTGAGAAGACCTGAAGTAATTCTGCAAGAAGAAGACGGACTTATTAAAGAGCCGGTAGAAAAGCTTTATATCGACGTTCCGGAAGAATGGATTGGTATCATAACAAACGAGCTTGGCCACAGGAAAGCAATTTTACAAAGCATGGAAACCTCAAAAGGAATTGTTCATTTTATTTACCAAATAAAAACAAGAAATCTGCTGGGACTTAGAAACACGCTTTTGACTCAAACCAAAGGAACTTCGGTTTTAAATAGTTTTGTATCCGGCTATGAGCCTTTAGAGAAAATTGATGAAATTAAACGAGGTGGTGTACTAATTGCATACGAGAAAGGTATCTCGACTGATTATGCACTAGGACTAGCCCAAGATCGTGGCGACTTATTTATAAAACCAGGCGAACCTGTTTACGAAGGAATGATAGTAGGAATTAATAAATTCGATACAGATCTTGATATTAACATTGCCAAGGAACGAGAGGTCTCCTCAAGAATGCGTGTTGGTGAAGTTACCCAGATTCCTTTAAAACAAACGCTCCCGCTTACCCTTGAATATGCACTTGTTTTTATTGCCGACGATGAAATGCTTGAAGTAACGCCTCAAAGCTTAAGACTAAGAAAGGTTTTATTGACACGAACCGAGCGAACAAAAGCTAAGCGCCAGATTGGGAACATAAAGTAA